One genomic window of Anas acuta chromosome 14, bAnaAcu1.1, whole genome shotgun sequence includes the following:
- the SLC6A7 gene encoding sodium-dependent proline transporter isoform X2, whose translation MKKIRQQHLRKPVTPELLVSPSSPDGDLGSECPEDRGNWTGRLDFLLSCIGYCVGLGNVWRFPYRAYTNGGGAFLVPYFIMLAICGIPIFFMELSLGQFSSLGPLAVWKISPLFKGVGMGTILIVSLVAIYYNMIIAYVLFYLFASLTSDLPWQHCGNWWNTELCLDHHVLKAGNATFPVNTSNTVSPSEEYWSRYVLHIQGSSGIGDPGRIRWNLCLCLLLSWTIVYLCILKGVKSSGKVVYFTATFPYLILVMLLVRGVTLEGAWKGIRFYLTPQFDHLLSSKVWIEAALQIFYSLGVGFGGLLTFASYNTFHQNIYRDTFIVTLGNAVTSILAGFAIFSVLGYMSQELGVPVNQVAKAGPGLAFVVYPQAMTMLPLSPFWSFLFFFMLLTLGLDSQFAFMETIVTAVTDEFPYYLRPKKASFSAVICIALFLMGLILTTEGGMYWLVLLDDYSAGFGLMVVVIATCLVVTRVYGIKRFCRDIHMMLGFKPGPYFRACWMVLSPATMMALLVYNIIKYQPSEYGAYRFPAWAEALGILMGLFSCLMIPAGMLVAVLREEGTLWERFQQASRPTMDWGPSLEENRTGAYVASLAGSQSPKPLMVHMRKYGGITSYENTAVEVDREIEEEEEEEESMM comes from the exons ATGAAGAAGATTCGGCAGCAGCATCTCCGCAAG CCGGTGACACCGGAGCTCCTGgtgagccccagcagcccggACGGGGACCTGGGCTCCGAGTGCCCCGAGGACAGAGGGAACTGGACGGGCCGCCTGgatttcctcctctcctgcatCGGGTACTGCGTGGGGCTCGGCAACGTCTGGAGGTTCCCCTACAGGGCTTACACCAACGGAGGAG GCGCTTTCCTGGTTCCTTACTTCATCATGCTGGCCATCTGCGGGATCCCCATCTTCTTCATGGAGCTGTCGCTGGGGCAGTTCTCCAGCCTGGGGCCGCTGGCTGTCTGGAAGATCAGCCCTCTCTTTAAAG gcGTTGGCATGGGCACGATCCTCATCGTCTCCCTGGTGGCCATTTACTACAATATGATCATTGCTTACGTTCTCTTCTACCTCTTTGCATCCCTCACAAGCGACTTGCCCTGGCAGCACTGCGGCAACTGGTGGAACACCGAGCTGTGCCTGGACCACCACGTCCTCAAGGCGGGGAACGCCACCTTCCCCGTCAACACCTCCAACACCGTCAGCCCCAGCGAGGAGTACTGGAG CCGCTATGTTCTGCACATCCAAGGGAGCTCCGGGATCGGGGATCCCGGGAGGATCCGCTGGAACCTGTGTCTGTGCCTGCTCCTTTCCTGGACCATTGTGTACCTGTGCATCTTAAAGGGAGTCAAATCCTCCGGCAAG GTCGTGTACTTCACCGCCACCTTCCCCTACCTCATCCTGGTGATGCTGCTCGTTCGCGGCGTGACGCTGGAGGGGGCCTGGAAGGGGATCCGCTTTTACCTCACGCCCCAGTTTGACCACTTGCTGTCTTCCAAG GTGTGGATTGAGGCAGCCCTGCAGATTTTCTACTCCCTGGGGGTAGGCTTTGGGGGCCTGCTCACCTTCGCCTCGTACAACACCTTCCATCAGAACATCTACAG GGACACCTTCATAGTCACCCTGGGCAACGCCGTCACCAGCATCCTGGCGGGGTTTGCCATCTTCTCCGTTCTGGGATACATGTCCCAGGAGCTCGGGGTCCCTGTCAACCAAGTGGCCAAAGCAG GTCCTGGGCTGGCTTTTGTGGTGTACCCCCAGGCCATGACGATGCTCCCTCTGTCTCCGTTCTggtccttcctcttcttcttcatgCTGCTAACCTTGGGCCTGGACAGCCAG TTTGCCTTCATGGAGACCATCGTGACGGCAGTGACAGACGAATTTCCCTACTACCTGCGGCCAAAGAAAGCTTCTTTCTCGGCTGTCATCTGCATTGCCCTCTTCCTGATGGGGCTGATCCTCACCACAGAG GGCGGGATGTACTGGCTGGTCCTTCTGGATGACTACAGCGCCGGCTTTGGGCTCATGGTGGTGGTGATCGCCACCTGCCTGGTGGTGACACGTGTCTATG GCATAAAGAGGTTCTGCCGAGACATCCACATGATGCTGGGCTTCAAACCAGGACCTTACTTCAGGGCGTGCTGGATGGTCCTGTCCCCGGCCACGATGATG GCGCTGCTGGTGTACAACATCATCAAGTACCAGCCCTCCGAGTACGGCGCCTACCGCTTCCCCGCCTGGGCCGAGGCCTTGGGCATCCTCATGGGGCTCTTCTCCTGCCTGATGATCCCCGCGGGCATGCTGGTGGCCGTGCTCCGAGAAGAGGGGACGCTGTGGGAG CGTTTCCAGCAAGCCAGCCGCCCCACCATGGACTGGGGGCCGTCGCTGGAGGAGAACCGCACGGGTGCCTACGTGGCCAGCCTGGCCGGCAGCCAGTCCCCCAAGCCACTCATGGTCCACATGCGCAAGTACGGGGGCATCACCAGCTACGAGAACACGGCCGTCGAGGTGGACCGGGAGatcgaggaggaggaggaggaggaggagtccATGATGTGA
- the CDX1 gene encoding homeobox protein CDX-1 yields the protein MYVGYLLDKDTNMYPSPVRHPSLNLNPQNYVPGPPQYSDFASYHHVPGINSDPHHGQPAAAWGSPYTPAKEDWHSYGTAAASSTANPGQFGFSPPDFNPMQPPGSGLLPPPISSSVPQLSPNAQRRTPYEWMRRSIPSTSNSGKTRTKDKYRVVYTDHQRLELEKEFHYSRYITIRRKAELAAALGLTERQVKIWFQNRRAKERKVNKKKMQQQSQPTSTTTPTPPAVGTPGPMGALCGGSAPSLVSSSPLTIKEEFMP from the exons ATGTATGTAGGTTATCTTCTGGATAAGGACACCAACATGTATCCCAGCCCCGTCCGGCACCCCAGCCTCAACCTCAACCCCCAGAACTACGTGCCGGGGCCTCCCCAGTACTCGGACTTCGCCAGCTACCACCATGTGCCGGGGATTAACAGCGACCCGCACCACGGGCAGCCGGCGGCCGCCTGGGGCTCTCCCTACACCCCTGCCAAGGAGGACTGGCACTCGTACggcaccgccgccgcctcgTCCACCGCAAACCCGGGGCAGTTCGGATTCAGCCCCCCGGATTTTAACCCCATGCAGCCCCCGGGCTCTGGACTCCTGCCTCCGCCCATCAGCAGCTCGGTCCCCCAGCTGTCCCCTAACGCACAGAGGCGCACCCCCTACGAGTGGATGAGGCGCAGCATTCCCAGCACCAGCAACAGCG GGAAGACCAGGACGAAGGACAAATACCGCGTGGTGTACACGGACCACCAGCGcctggagctggagaaggagttCCACTACAGCCGCTACATCACCATCCGCCGCAAGGCCGAGCTGGCCGCTGCCCTGGGGCTCACCGAGCGGCAG GTGAAAATCTGGTTCCAGAACCGGCGGGCGAAGGAGCGGAAGGTGAACAAGAAGaagatgcagcagcagagccagcccaccagcaccaccacgcCGACCCCCCCGGCCGTGGGCACGCCAGGACCCATGGGTGCCCTGTGCGGCGGCAGCGCCCCGAGCCTCGTCTCCTCGTCGCCGCTGACCATCAAGGAGGAATTCATGCCTTAG
- the SLC6A7 gene encoding sodium-dependent proline transporter isoform X1, producing MKKIRQQHLRKPVTPELLVSPSSPDGDLGSECPEDRGNWTGRLDFLLSCIGYCVGLGNVWRFPYRAYTNGGGAFLVPYFIMLAICGIPIFFMELSLGQFSSLGPLAVWKISPLFKGVGMGTILIVSLVAIYYNMIIAYVLFYLFASLTSDLPWQHCGNWWNTELCLDHHVLKAGNATFPVNTSNTVSPSEEYWSRYVLHIQGSSGIGDPGRIRWNLCLCLLLSWTIVYLCILKGVKSSGKVVYFTATFPYLILVMLLVRGVTLEGAWKGIRFYLTPQFDHLLSSKVWIEAALQIFYSLGVGFGGLLTFASYNTFHQNIYRDTFIVTLGNAVTSILAGFAIFSVLGYMSQELGVPVNQVAKAGPGLAFVVYPQAMTMLPLSPFWSFLFFFMLLTLGLDSQVRAEPPEPAVAPGSPGGGSGVPLVLSVQFAFMETIVTAVTDEFPYYLRPKKASFSAVICIALFLMGLILTTEGGMYWLVLLDDYSAGFGLMVVVIATCLVVTRVYGIKRFCRDIHMMLGFKPGPYFRACWMVLSPATMMALLVYNIIKYQPSEYGAYRFPAWAEALGILMGLFSCLMIPAGMLVAVLREEGTLWERFQQASRPTMDWGPSLEENRTGAYVASLAGSQSPKPLMVHMRKYGGITSYENTAVEVDREIEEEEEEEESMM from the exons ATGAAGAAGATTCGGCAGCAGCATCTCCGCAAG CCGGTGACACCGGAGCTCCTGgtgagccccagcagcccggACGGGGACCTGGGCTCCGAGTGCCCCGAGGACAGAGGGAACTGGACGGGCCGCCTGgatttcctcctctcctgcatCGGGTACTGCGTGGGGCTCGGCAACGTCTGGAGGTTCCCCTACAGGGCTTACACCAACGGAGGAG GCGCTTTCCTGGTTCCTTACTTCATCATGCTGGCCATCTGCGGGATCCCCATCTTCTTCATGGAGCTGTCGCTGGGGCAGTTCTCCAGCCTGGGGCCGCTGGCTGTCTGGAAGATCAGCCCTCTCTTTAAAG gcGTTGGCATGGGCACGATCCTCATCGTCTCCCTGGTGGCCATTTACTACAATATGATCATTGCTTACGTTCTCTTCTACCTCTTTGCATCCCTCACAAGCGACTTGCCCTGGCAGCACTGCGGCAACTGGTGGAACACCGAGCTGTGCCTGGACCACCACGTCCTCAAGGCGGGGAACGCCACCTTCCCCGTCAACACCTCCAACACCGTCAGCCCCAGCGAGGAGTACTGGAG CCGCTATGTTCTGCACATCCAAGGGAGCTCCGGGATCGGGGATCCCGGGAGGATCCGCTGGAACCTGTGTCTGTGCCTGCTCCTTTCCTGGACCATTGTGTACCTGTGCATCTTAAAGGGAGTCAAATCCTCCGGCAAG GTCGTGTACTTCACCGCCACCTTCCCCTACCTCATCCTGGTGATGCTGCTCGTTCGCGGCGTGACGCTGGAGGGGGCCTGGAAGGGGATCCGCTTTTACCTCACGCCCCAGTTTGACCACTTGCTGTCTTCCAAG GTGTGGATTGAGGCAGCCCTGCAGATTTTCTACTCCCTGGGGGTAGGCTTTGGGGGCCTGCTCACCTTCGCCTCGTACAACACCTTCCATCAGAACATCTACAG GGACACCTTCATAGTCACCCTGGGCAACGCCGTCACCAGCATCCTGGCGGGGTTTGCCATCTTCTCCGTTCTGGGATACATGTCCCAGGAGCTCGGGGTCCCTGTCAACCAAGTGGCCAAAGCAG GTCCTGGGCTGGCTTTTGTGGTGTACCCCCAGGCCATGACGATGCTCCCTCTGTCTCCGTTCTggtccttcctcttcttcttcatgCTGCTAACCTTGGGCCTGGACAGCCAGGTGAGAGCAGAGCCCCCCGAGCCAGCGGTGGCACCAGGCAGCCCtgggggaggctcaggggtcCCTCTTGTCCTTTCCGTGCAGTTTGCCTTCATGGAGACCATCGTGACGGCAGTGACAGACGAATTTCCCTACTACCTGCGGCCAAAGAAAGCTTCTTTCTCGGCTGTCATCTGCATTGCCCTCTTCCTGATGGGGCTGATCCTCACCACAGAG GGCGGGATGTACTGGCTGGTCCTTCTGGATGACTACAGCGCCGGCTTTGGGCTCATGGTGGTGGTGATCGCCACCTGCCTGGTGGTGACACGTGTCTATG GCATAAAGAGGTTCTGCCGAGACATCCACATGATGCTGGGCTTCAAACCAGGACCTTACTTCAGGGCGTGCTGGATGGTCCTGTCCCCGGCCACGATGATG GCGCTGCTGGTGTACAACATCATCAAGTACCAGCCCTCCGAGTACGGCGCCTACCGCTTCCCCGCCTGGGCCGAGGCCTTGGGCATCCTCATGGGGCTCTTCTCCTGCCTGATGATCCCCGCGGGCATGCTGGTGGCCGTGCTCCGAGAAGAGGGGACGCTGTGGGAG CGTTTCCAGCAAGCCAGCCGCCCCACCATGGACTGGGGGCCGTCGCTGGAGGAGAACCGCACGGGTGCCTACGTGGCCAGCCTGGCCGGCAGCCAGTCCCCCAAGCCACTCATGGTCCACATGCGCAAGTACGGGGGCATCACCAGCTACGAGAACACGGCCGTCGAGGTGGACCGGGAGatcgaggaggaggaggaggaggaggagtccATGATGTGA